The Akkermansia muciniphila genome contains a region encoding:
- a CDS encoding DUF3592 domain-containing protein, whose amino-acid sequence MTGAEERLFSRTAERWRDFFSVPWFGWYWLLAWVMAVLSLYSIWQACNFFLEKNLFAREGLCTTGEVRKITEDKVRLWPRSRSVSSSSLPVWAPEVWFLTQTGEGEVTFQSPAFLFWSAYSRGDAVKVCYQPGHPQDARVADGFIWWPETRRALWLTAFLLAGGTVLLRKREVRSSVGA is encoded by the coding sequence ATGACCGGAGCGGAAGAACGGTTGTTTTCCCGTACTGCGGAGCGCTGGAGGGATTTTTTCAGCGTTCCCTGGTTTGGGTGGTACTGGTTGCTGGCATGGGTCATGGCGGTTCTGAGCCTCTATTCCATCTGGCAGGCCTGTAATTTTTTCCTGGAAAAGAACCTGTTTGCACGGGAGGGGTTGTGCACAACAGGGGAGGTTCGGAAAATTACGGAGGATAAGGTGAGACTTTGGCCCCGTTCGCGGTCTGTCTCCAGCTCCTCTCTGCCTGTCTGGGCCCCGGAGGTGTGGTTCCTGACGCAGACCGGGGAAGGGGAAGTCACGTTCCAGTCTCCTGCCTTCCTTTTCTGGTCCGCGTATTCCAGAGGGGATGCGGTGAAGGTATGCTATCAGCCGGGACATCCGCAGGACGCCCGTGTGGCGGACGGCTTCATCTGGTGGCCGGAAACGCGCCGGGCCCTGTGGCTGACGGCGTTTCTGCTTGCCGGGGGAACGGTCCTGCTGAGGAAGAGAGAGGTGCGGAGCTCCGTCGGCGCATAG
- the ruvX gene encoding Holliday junction resolvase RuvX, giving the protein MTPQHPALGIDYGEARIGIAATDPVGIMAHPVETIHRHKTDGVTRIVQLVQERGIRTLVLGIPVRMDGTEGTAAAKVRAFGKELAAALPGLPMVFMDECLTTVIAQEKLHAAGKKQKSFRPIIDQVAAVEILSTWLDSTLG; this is encoded by the coding sequence ATGACCCCGCAGCATCCGGCCCTGGGCATTGACTACGGAGAAGCCCGCATCGGCATAGCCGCCACGGACCCCGTGGGCATCATGGCCCACCCCGTGGAAACCATCCACAGGCACAAGACGGACGGCGTCACCCGCATCGTCCAGCTCGTCCAGGAGCGGGGAATCCGTACCCTGGTGCTGGGCATCCCCGTGCGCATGGACGGCACGGAAGGAACCGCCGCCGCCAAGGTGCGCGCCTTCGGCAAGGAACTGGCTGCCGCACTTCCCGGCCTGCCGATGGTATTCATGGATGAATGCCTCACGACCGTCATCGCCCAGGAAAAACTGCACGCCGCCGGGAAAAAGCAAAAAAGCTTCCGCCCCATCATTGACCAGGTGGCCGCCGTGGAAATCCTCAGCACATGGCTTGACTCCACGCTGGGCTGA
- a CDS encoding mannose-1-phosphate guanylyltransferase — MNQYALILAGGSGTRFWPLSRDHRPKQLLNMFGEGTLLRQAIDRLDGLVPRQNIFILTNHLQEAEVRRQAPDVPASNIISEPVRRDTAPAIALGIGLIKAADPHGVMLVIPSDQLIQDQAAFRSLMKAAMNTAAREKALVTVGIKPTWPCPSYGYIERGEEIASAPGCSCREVVQFREKPDTATAAAYLAQGNFCWNAGMFVWSIPTVCEQLDKHCPELASFVEHIAESPDKQETLREEFPELTPISIDFALMENADRVLNFEATFDWDDVGSWISVSNYLEDHSRNTANTDLTVQDASGNIVFSQRGDKHVALLGVENLIVVETADAILIADKNKADEIKKIVNQLPDELR; from the coding sequence ATGAACCAATACGCTCTCATTCTGGCAGGCGGAAGCGGCACCCGTTTCTGGCCGCTTTCACGGGACCACCGCCCCAAGCAGCTCCTGAACATGTTCGGAGAAGGAACCCTGCTCCGCCAGGCCATCGACAGGCTGGACGGCCTGGTGCCCCGGCAGAACATCTTCATCCTGACCAACCACCTTCAGGAAGCGGAAGTGCGCCGGCAGGCCCCGGACGTTCCCGCAAGCAACATCATCTCCGAGCCCGTGCGCCGGGACACCGCCCCCGCCATTGCCCTGGGCATCGGCCTCATCAAGGCGGCGGACCCGCACGGGGTCATGCTCGTCATCCCCTCGGACCAGCTCATTCAGGACCAGGCGGCCTTCCGCTCCCTGATGAAAGCCGCCATGAACACGGCGGCCCGGGAAAAGGCCCTTGTCACCGTGGGCATCAAGCCCACCTGGCCGTGCCCTTCCTACGGCTACATTGAACGCGGGGAGGAAATCGCCTCCGCTCCGGGATGCTCCTGCCGGGAAGTCGTCCAGTTCCGGGAAAAGCCGGACACGGCTACGGCCGCCGCCTACCTGGCCCAGGGAAACTTCTGCTGGAATGCCGGCATGTTCGTCTGGAGCATTCCCACCGTGTGCGAACAGCTTGACAAGCACTGCCCGGAGCTGGCCTCCTTCGTGGAGCACATCGCGGAATCCCCGGACAAGCAGGAAACCCTCCGGGAGGAATTTCCGGAACTCACGCCCATCTCCATTGACTTCGCGCTGATGGAAAACGCGGACCGGGTACTGAACTTTGAAGCCACCTTTGACTGGGATGACGTAGGCTCATGGATCTCCGTCTCCAACTACCTAGAAGACCACAGCCGGAACACCGCCAACACGGACCTCACCGTGCAGGACGCCTCCGGAAACATCGTCTTCTCCCAGCGGGGGGACAAGCACGTGGCCCTGCTGGGCGTGGAAAACCTGATCGTGGTGGAGACGGCGGACGCCATCCTCATTGCGGATAAAAACAAGGCGGACGAAATTAAAAAAATCGTCAACCAGCTTCCGGACGAACTCAGATGA
- a CDS encoding isoprenyl transferase, with protein sequence MLTIPKEKLPVHIACIMDGNGRWAHSRHLPRQAGHRAGADTVEHCVDFCIDHGIPWLTLYAFSSENWNRPKMEVHALMVLLHEFLKKRLGQMQEKGVRLRAIGDISRLPKRTQKLLQSSMDATRENTRLNLVLALSYGSRAEITAAARKIAEKAARGEIHPDQVTEDLFNQHLETAGMPEPDLLIRTSGEMRVSNFLLWQISYSELYVTDTLWPDFSDRDMEAALLDYSRRKRRFGAL encoded by the coding sequence ATGCTTACCATTCCCAAGGAAAAACTGCCGGTCCATATCGCCTGCATCATGGACGGCAACGGGCGCTGGGCTCACAGCCGCCATCTGCCCCGCCAGGCGGGGCACCGTGCGGGAGCGGATACTGTGGAACACTGCGTGGACTTCTGCATTGACCACGGCATCCCCTGGCTGACCCTGTACGCATTCTCCTCGGAAAACTGGAACCGCCCGAAAATGGAAGTTCACGCCCTGATGGTCCTCCTGCATGAGTTCCTGAAAAAACGCCTCGGCCAGATGCAGGAAAAAGGCGTGCGCCTCCGCGCCATCGGAGACATCTCCCGCCTCCCCAAACGCACCCAGAAGCTGCTTCAATCCAGCATGGACGCCACCCGGGAAAACACCCGGCTCAACCTGGTTCTGGCTCTCTCCTACGGCAGCAGGGCGGAAATTACCGCCGCCGCCAGGAAAATTGCGGAAAAAGCCGCGCGGGGGGAAATCCACCCGGACCAAGTCACGGAAGACCTCTTCAACCAGCACCTGGAAACCGCCGGCATGCCGGAACCGGACCTGCTCATCCGCACCTCCGGTGAAATGCGCGTCTCCAACTTCCTGCTCTGGCAGATCAGCTATTCGGAACTCTATGTGACGGACACGCTGTGGCCGGACTTCAGCGACCGGGACATGGAAGCCGCCCTGCTGGACTATTCCCGCAGAAAGCGCCGCTTCGGCGCCCTCTGA
- a CDS encoding DNA topoisomerase IV subunit B, whose translation MAYDENSIKTLDWREHIRMRPGMYIGKLGDGTSPDDGIYVLLKEVIDNSIDEFVMGYGKKITIDVTPDGLCEVRDFGRGIPLGKLLDCAAKINTGAKYDSDAFKKSVGLNGVGIKAVNALSDFFEIQAYRDGETRSYQFCRGKEIPKGRKDGATEEPNGTRTAFHADADIFPVNTQFRPEYIEKMCRYYSYLNKGLALHYNGRRYVSKNGLLDLLTEAMSEEPLYPIIHLEGHDIEVAFTHGGQYGEEHYSFVNGQHTTQGGTHQAAFREAIVKTLRDFYKKNYEAGDIRSSLVAAISIKVKEPVFESQTKTKLGSNTISPEGETIRTFVGNFIAKELDNYLHKNPETARALEAKIKDSERDRKELSGIQKLARENARKAKIHNKNLRDCRVHYNSKHARAGETTLFITEGISASGSITTARDAEIQAVFSLRGKPLNSFGMSRKVVYENEEFNFLQHALNIENGLEDLRYDKVVIATDADDDGMHIRILLMTFFIQFFPELIREGHLFILQTPLFRVRNKQKTIYCYSDAEREAAIALLGKNPEITRFKGLGEISPQEFKAFIGEGIRLDRVRLEDSHKVKDLLSFYMGKNTRERQEYILKNLRVELDPVMD comes from the coding sequence ATGGCTTACGACGAAAACAGCATTAAAACCCTGGACTGGAGGGAGCATATCCGCATGCGTCCGGGGATGTACATCGGCAAACTGGGCGACGGCACCTCTCCGGACGACGGCATTTACGTCCTGCTGAAGGAAGTCATCGACAACTCGATTGACGAATTCGTCATGGGCTACGGCAAAAAAATCACCATTGACGTGACTCCGGACGGCCTGTGCGAGGTGCGCGACTTCGGCCGCGGCATCCCCCTGGGCAAACTGCTGGACTGCGCCGCCAAGATCAATACCGGCGCCAAGTACGACAGCGACGCCTTCAAAAAATCCGTGGGTCTCAACGGCGTGGGCATCAAGGCGGTCAACGCCCTTTCCGACTTTTTTGAAATCCAGGCCTACCGGGACGGGGAAACCCGCTCCTACCAGTTCTGCCGCGGGAAGGAAATCCCCAAGGGGCGGAAGGACGGCGCCACGGAGGAACCCAACGGCACGCGCACGGCGTTTCATGCGGACGCGGACATTTTCCCGGTAAACACGCAGTTCCGGCCGGAATACATTGAAAAAATGTGCCGGTACTACTCCTACCTCAACAAGGGGCTGGCCCTGCACTACAACGGCCGCCGCTATGTCTCCAAAAACGGCCTGCTGGACCTTCTCACGGAGGCCATGAGCGAGGAACCGCTGTACCCCATCATCCACCTGGAAGGGCATGACATCGAGGTGGCCTTCACCCATGGCGGCCAGTACGGGGAAGAGCACTACTCCTTTGTCAACGGGCAGCACACCACGCAGGGGGGCACGCACCAGGCGGCCTTCCGGGAGGCCATCGTCAAAACCCTGAGGGACTTTTACAAAAAGAACTATGAGGCCGGGGACATCCGCTCCTCCCTCGTGGCCGCCATCTCCATCAAGGTGAAGGAACCCGTCTTTGAATCCCAGACCAAGACCAAGCTGGGGTCCAACACCATCAGCCCGGAGGGGGAAACCATCCGCACCTTCGTAGGCAACTTCATTGCCAAGGAGCTGGACAACTACCTGCACAAGAATCCGGAAACGGCCAGGGCGCTGGAAGCCAAGATCAAGGACTCCGAACGTGACCGCAAGGAGCTCTCCGGCATCCAGAAGCTGGCGCGTGAAAACGCCCGCAAGGCAAAAATCCACAACAAGAACCTCCGGGACTGCCGCGTGCACTACAACTCCAAACACGCCCGCGCCGGGGAAACCACCCTGTTCATTACGGAAGGCATCTCCGCCTCCGGCTCCATCACCACGGCGCGCGACGCGGAAATCCAGGCGGTCTTCTCCCTGCGGGGCAAGCCCCTGAACTCCTTCGGCATGAGCCGCAAGGTCGTCTATGAAAACGAGGAATTCAACTTCCTCCAGCATGCCCTGAACATTGAAAACGGGCTGGAAGACCTGCGCTATGACAAGGTGGTCATCGCCACGGACGCCGATGACGACGGCATGCACATCCGCATCCTGCTGATGACCTTCTTCATCCAGTTCTTCCCGGAACTGATCCGGGAGGGGCACCTCTTCATCCTCCAGACGCCCCTCTTCCGCGTGCGCAACAAGCAGAAGACCATTTACTGCTACTCGGACGCGGAGCGGGAAGCGGCCATCGCCCTGCTGGGCAAAAACCCGGAAATTACCCGTTTCAAGGGCCTTGGGGAAATTTCCCCCCAGGAATTCAAAGCCTTCATCGGGGAGGGAATCCGCCTGGACCGCGTGCGCCTGGAAGATTCCCACAAGGTGAAAGACCTCCTTTCCTTCTACATGGGGAAAAATACGCGGGAAAGACAGGAATACATCCTGAAAAACTTGCGTGTTGAACTGGACCCGGTCATGGACTAG
- the ispE gene encoding 4-(cytidine 5'-diphospho)-2-C-methyl-D-erythritol kinase: MISRSAPCKVNVFLRVLGKRPDGFHEVDTVMVPLELCDVLEFSPADALEMSCDAPGVPLDESNLVMKAGRLMERELGRPMPWHVHLVKNVPHGAGLGGGSSDAACVLRALNELEHGGLPPERLAELAGEIGSDVGFFIYGAACRCTGRGEKVEPLPEWGEWQPQVVLLKPSFGVSTPDAYRRWAGSRELPGIPYGEQRVDGHVLVNDLERPVFEKHLFLAEMKSWLLERPGVRGAMMSGSGSTMFAVAEDAEAARRLMEDAAQELDPTLWMWSGRVMQRGAR, encoded by the coding sequence ATGATCAGTCGCAGCGCTCCGTGCAAGGTGAACGTTTTCCTCCGCGTTCTGGGAAAGAGGCCGGACGGTTTCCATGAAGTGGATACCGTGATGGTTCCCCTGGAATTGTGCGACGTGCTGGAGTTTTCCCCGGCGGACGCCCTGGAAATGAGCTGCGACGCTCCGGGCGTTCCGCTGGATGAAAGCAACCTGGTCATGAAGGCGGGGCGCCTGATGGAGCGGGAGCTGGGGCGGCCCATGCCGTGGCATGTGCATCTGGTCAAGAACGTGCCCCATGGCGCGGGGCTGGGCGGCGGCAGCAGTGACGCCGCATGCGTGTTGCGCGCCCTGAATGAGCTGGAACACGGGGGCTTGCCGCCGGAACGCCTGGCGGAACTGGCCGGGGAGATCGGTTCCGACGTGGGATTTTTCATTTACGGCGCGGCGTGCCGCTGCACCGGGCGCGGGGAGAAGGTGGAACCCCTGCCGGAATGGGGAGAATGGCAGCCCCAGGTAGTGCTGCTGAAACCGTCCTTCGGCGTTTCCACACCGGACGCTTACCGCCGCTGGGCAGGTTCAAGGGAACTGCCGGGCATACCTTACGGGGAGCAGAGGGTGGACGGCCATGTGCTGGTGAACGATCTGGAAAGGCCCGTGTTTGAGAAGCATCTGTTTCTGGCGGAAATGAAGAGCTGGCTGCTGGAAAGGCCCGGTGTGCGCGGCGCCATGATGTCCGGCTCCGGCTCCACCATGTTCGCCGTGGCGGAGGACGCGGAAGCGGCCCGCAGGCTGATGGAGGATGCCGCCCAGGAGCTGGACCCCACCCTGTGGATGTGGTCCGGCCGCGTGATGCAGCGGGGCGCCCGGTAA
- a CDS encoding helicase C-terminal domain-containing protein — protein MNGAGADEGEGVSAFEAYVHRAFAPDGLFSRARDFEYRAEQQSMALAVARALQVDAPLLVEAGTGVGKSLGYLLPAVKFALDFDRKAVISTHTINLQEQLFNKDIPLLRAALGIDFSAALLKGRQNYLCHTRLRRALSQMDSLFTQGEAAELTRIQDWALRTQDGTLSDMTFRPSPKVWAMVCSEPHACSMRHCGPSCPYQVARKRVLEAKVVVLNHTLFFGLMAQAEDSEEAGFVFPGDFVVLDEAHMIENIAAKQLGVQLSQPHLNYELLRMFNPRTRKGLLKPLNNAALFQCVQEVIDASDLFFQNARDDLGFAGSGKIVRILQPEWSQDILSLPLAELVGELKREAAKQEENTAVKDELADMAARMEEAQASLKVLMDMTEEGHVYWAERSGPEGRSMSVCSAPVEVGDILRERLFSAGRSAILTSATLGTGDADMSYFAGRVGAESVRKLQIGSPFNYREQMRLIVARSMPEPDQPEYAEVLPEWIKRYLAESRGRAFVLFTSYRLMVQVAEKVRPFCEEQGWTLYVQGQDMQRHAMLEAFRKDVNSVLFGTDSFWTGVDVPGEALSNVIVTRLPFEVPDHPLVESRFESIRARGGNPFYEYSVPVAILKLRQGVGRLIRTKSDSGMVVILDPRVATKRYGARFIKSLPDARLEFV, from the coding sequence ATGAATGGCGCCGGGGCAGATGAAGGGGAAGGCGTTAGCGCCTTTGAGGCTTATGTCCACCGGGCATTTGCCCCGGACGGCCTGTTTTCCCGCGCCAGGGATTTTGAATACCGGGCGGAGCAGCAGAGCATGGCCCTGGCCGTGGCCAGGGCGCTCCAGGTGGACGCCCCGCTGCTGGTGGAAGCCGGCACGGGCGTGGGCAAGTCCCTGGGCTACCTGCTGCCTGCGGTGAAGTTTGCGCTGGATTTTGACCGGAAAGCGGTCATTTCCACACACACGATCAACCTTCAGGAGCAGTTGTTCAACAAGGATATTCCTTTGCTCCGGGCCGCCCTGGGGATTGATTTTTCCGCCGCCCTGCTGAAGGGCAGGCAGAATTACCTGTGCCACACGCGCCTGCGGCGCGCGCTGTCCCAGATGGATTCCCTGTTTACGCAGGGAGAAGCCGCGGAGCTGACGCGGATCCAGGACTGGGCGCTGAGAACGCAGGACGGCACCCTGAGCGACATGACGTTCCGCCCCTCCCCCAAGGTGTGGGCCATGGTGTGCAGTGAACCGCATGCGTGCAGCATGCGCCATTGCGGCCCCTCCTGCCCGTACCAGGTGGCCCGCAAGAGGGTGCTGGAGGCCAAGGTGGTGGTGCTGAACCATACCCTGTTTTTCGGCCTGATGGCCCAGGCGGAGGACTCCGAGGAGGCGGGGTTCGTTTTTCCCGGTGATTTCGTGGTTCTGGATGAGGCCCACATGATTGAGAACATCGCCGCCAAGCAGCTGGGCGTGCAGTTGTCCCAGCCGCATTTGAATTATGAACTGCTGCGCATGTTTAATCCTCGCACGCGCAAGGGGCTGCTGAAACCGCTGAATAATGCGGCCCTGTTCCAGTGCGTGCAGGAGGTGATTGACGCGTCGGACCTGTTCTTCCAGAACGCGCGGGATGACCTGGGATTTGCGGGTTCCGGAAAGATTGTCCGCATTCTCCAGCCGGAGTGGTCCCAGGACATTCTTTCCCTCCCTCTGGCGGAGCTGGTGGGGGAACTGAAGCGGGAAGCCGCAAAGCAGGAGGAGAACACGGCCGTGAAGGATGAACTGGCGGACATGGCCGCCCGGATGGAGGAGGCGCAGGCCTCCCTGAAGGTGCTGATGGACATGACGGAGGAGGGGCACGTGTACTGGGCGGAGCGGTCCGGCCCGGAAGGCAGGAGCATGAGCGTGTGCTCCGCTCCCGTGGAGGTGGGGGATATTCTGAGGGAGCGCCTGTTTTCCGCCGGGCGTTCCGCCATTCTGACCTCCGCCACGCTGGGGACGGGGGATGCGGACATGAGTTACTTTGCGGGGCGCGTGGGGGCGGAAAGCGTCCGGAAGCTCCAAATAGGCAGCCCGTTTAATTACCGGGAGCAGATGCGCCTGATCGTGGCCCGCTCCATGCCGGAGCCGGACCAGCCGGAGTACGCGGAAGTGCTGCCGGAGTGGATTAAAAGGTATCTGGCGGAGTCCCGCGGCAGGGCCTTCGTGCTGTTCACCAGCTACCGCCTGATGGTGCAGGTGGCGGAGAAGGTGCGCCCGTTCTGTGAGGAACAGGGTTGGACGCTGTACGTGCAGGGGCAGGACATGCAGCGGCACGCCATGCTGGAGGCGTTCCGGAAGGATGTGAACAGCGTGCTCTTCGGCACGGACAGTTTCTGGACCGGGGTGGACGTGCCGGGAGAGGCCCTTTCCAACGTGATCGTGACGCGCCTGCCGTTTGAGGTGCCGGACCACCCGCTGGTGGAATCCCGCTTTGAGAGCATCAGGGCGCGGGGAGGCAATCCGTTTTACGAGTATTCCGTGCCCGTGGCCATTCTGAAGCTGCGGCAGGGGGTGGGGCGCCTGATCCGCACGAAAAGCGATTCCGGCATGGTGGTGATCCTGGACCCCCGCGTAGCCACCAAGAGGTACGGGGCGCGGTTCATCAAGTCCCTGCCGGATGCCCGGCTGGAATTCGTGTAA
- a CDS encoding ABC transporter ATP-binding protein: MSHHLVETIDLCFSYPDSPPALNRVSLRITHGESVAVVGGNGAGKSTLLLHLNGLLEPSSGQVRVGDIPVTPRTAARVRESVGMVFQQADDQLFMPTVREDVAFGPLNMGLPPEEVDRRVRQALRDVHAEALADKMTHHLSGGEKRAVSIATVLSMSPDILVLDEPSANLDPASRRTLISLLRQFSHTKIIATHDLDMVMDLCTRCIVMKDGAILADAPVPDIFADCALLEEARLEQPLSYRLMQYGRERENSGQL, from the coding sequence ATGAGCCACCACCTTGTAGAAACCATTGACCTGTGCTTCAGCTACCCGGATTCCCCTCCGGCGCTGAACCGCGTCTCCCTGCGCATCACCCACGGGGAATCCGTTGCCGTCGTGGGCGGGAACGGAGCGGGAAAATCCACCCTGCTCCTGCATCTCAACGGCCTGCTGGAGCCCTCCTCCGGCCAGGTGAGGGTGGGAGACATACCCGTAACTCCCAGGACCGCCGCCCGCGTCCGGGAGAGCGTGGGGATGGTGTTCCAGCAGGCGGACGACCAGCTTTTCATGCCCACGGTCCGGGAAGACGTGGCCTTCGGCCCCCTCAATATGGGCCTCCCCCCGGAAGAAGTGGACCGCCGCGTGCGGCAGGCCCTGCGGGACGTCCATGCGGAAGCTCTGGCGGATAAAATGACCCATCATCTTTCCGGCGGGGAAAAGCGCGCCGTCTCCATCGCCACCGTCCTTTCCATGAGTCCGGACATCCTGGTGCTGGACGAGCCCAGCGCGAACCTGGACCCCGCCTCCCGCCGCACGCTCATCAGCCTGCTGCGCCAGTTCTCCCATACCAAGATCATCGCCACCCACGACCTGGACATGGTCATGGACCTGTGCACGCGCTGCATCGTGATGAAGGACGGCGCCATTCTGGCGGACGCCCCCGTTCCGGACATCTTTGCGGACTGCGCCCTGCTGGAGGAGGCGCGCCTGGAACAGCCCCTCAGCTACCGCCTGATGCAGTACGGCAGGGAGCGGGAAAACTCCGGCCAGCTTTAA
- the cbiQ gene encoding cobalt ECF transporter T component CbiQ, whose protein sequence is MALFTDAARHFRQMDRFSCGNTGFHRLDARIKIGAFLVFQICVLSWPPQEITGLLPFFLFPVCVIRMAGLPLGYLLKRTLWLLPVAIMIGIFNPLVDRTPAGEWFGIPVTRGMISFISIILRCMLTILGAFTLLAATGFAPLCRGLRQLGVPRILITLLAFLYRYAFILMDEFQNMLMAFRSRRGGSGSVPLSTWGAMTGQLLLRTFGRAERIYQAVLCRGGEDPQFVSAPGVITWRGIAGGLLFCALVILFRCFNVTMLAGQCARGLLS, encoded by the coding sequence ATGGCCCTGTTCACGGACGCCGCGCGGCACTTCCGCCAGATGGACCGGTTTTCCTGCGGAAACACCGGCTTCCACCGTCTGGACGCCCGCATCAAAATCGGGGCCTTCCTCGTTTTTCAAATCTGCGTGCTCTCCTGGCCTCCTCAGGAAATCACGGGGCTGCTGCCCTTCTTCCTGTTCCCGGTCTGCGTCATCCGCATGGCGGGGCTGCCCCTGGGATACCTGCTGAAACGCACCCTGTGGCTGCTGCCCGTCGCCATCATGATAGGCATCTTCAATCCGCTGGTGGACAGGACGCCCGCAGGGGAATGGTTCGGCATTCCCGTCACCCGGGGCATGATCTCCTTCATCTCCATCATCCTGCGGTGCATGCTCACCATCCTGGGGGCCTTCACGCTGCTGGCCGCCACGGGCTTCGCCCCGCTGTGCCGCGGCTTAAGGCAGCTTGGCGTGCCGCGCATCCTGATCACGCTGCTGGCCTTCCTGTACCGGTACGCCTTCATCCTGATGGATGAATTCCAGAACATGCTGATGGCGTTCCGTTCCCGGCGGGGCGGCTCCGGTTCCGTCCCCCTCTCCACCTGGGGGGCCATGACCGGCCAGCTCCTGCTGCGCACCTTCGGGCGCGCGGAACGCATCTACCAGGCCGTCCTGTGCCGGGGCGGGGAAGACCCGCAATTCGTCAGCGCCCCCGGCGTTATCACCTGGCGCGGCATAGCGGGCGGCCTCCTCTTCTGTGCCCTCGTCATCCTCTTCCGCTGTTTTAACGTCACCATGCTGGCGGGCCAGTGCGCCCGCGGCCTCCTCTCATGA
- a CDS encoding energy-coupling factor ABC transporter permease yields MHMADGFISPAVGCTMLAASAAITTLCARKVRQEKEVRLVPLMGVLGAFIFACQMLNFTIPGTGSSGHLGGGLILAVLLGPYAGFLVMAAILAVQALFFADGGLLALGCNIFNLGFFSCLVAYPFIYRPLAGKTPGTGRITLASITAAVIGLLLGAFSVVLETTASGISALPFAQFVELMLPIHLAIGIVEGLATAAIVIFISKAQPSLLRPADLETGPVKKASFTVLGIFAVAALLCGAALSWFASAYPDGLEWSVAGVTGSEETTLAEPSSLHRSLESVQESTAIMPDYALPAAEQTASAGETGETSSIVNPETSLAGILGSVIIAAVIFGAGFLFGKKPHGHCPR; encoded by the coding sequence ATGCATATGGCGGACGGCTTCATCTCACCGGCGGTAGGCTGCACCATGTTGGCGGCTTCCGCGGCCATCACGACGCTCTGCGCGCGCAAGGTCAGGCAGGAAAAGGAAGTGCGGCTTGTCCCGCTCATGGGCGTGCTGGGGGCCTTCATCTTTGCCTGCCAGATGCTGAACTTCACCATTCCCGGCACCGGGTCCAGCGGTCATCTGGGTGGCGGGCTCATTCTCGCAGTTCTGCTGGGGCCGTACGCCGGGTTCCTGGTCATGGCGGCCATCCTGGCGGTGCAGGCTCTTTTCTTTGCGGACGGCGGCCTGCTGGCCCTGGGCTGCAACATCTTCAACCTGGGCTTCTTCTCCTGCCTGGTGGCCTATCCCTTCATTTACAGGCCTCTGGCCGGGAAAACTCCCGGCACGGGGCGCATCACGCTCGCCAGCATCACCGCCGCCGTCATCGGTCTTCTGCTGGGCGCCTTCTCCGTAGTCCTGGAAACGACGGCCTCCGGCATTTCCGCGCTGCCCTTCGCCCAGTTCGTGGAACTGATGCTGCCCATCCATCTGGCGATCGGCATTGTGGAAGGGCTTGCCACGGCGGCCATCGTCATCTTCATCAGCAAGGCCCAGCCCTCCCTGCTGCGCCCGGCGGACCTGGAAACGGGCCCGGTTAAAAAAGCCTCCTTCACCGTCCTGGGCATCTTTGCGGTAGCGGCCCTGCTCTGCGGGGCGGCCCTCTCCTGGTTCGCCTCCGCCTATCCGGACGGCCTGGAATGGTCCGTGGCCGGCGTCACCGGATCGGAGGAAACCACTCTGGCGGAACCTTCCTCCCTCCACCGCAGCCTGGAATCCGTGCAGGAATCCACCGCCATTATGCCGGATTACGCCCTTCCCGCCGCGGAGCAAACGGCCTCCGCCGGGGAAACGGGGGAAACCTCCTCCATCGTCAACCCTGAAACGAGCCTGGCCGGCATTCTGGGGAGCGTCATCATTGCGGCCGTCATCTTCGGCGCCGGCTTCCTGTTCGGCAAAAAACCGCACGGCCACTGCCCCCGCTGA
- a CDS encoding lipocalin family protein: MKPSAASLSGCWTQPVPEQPQHIQGMALMPDGRASSINMHTLLYTGWRLDGNRLTLTGKSTGNEIPPSSPRPPPLTVSAKPRSS, from the coding sequence GTGAAGCCGTCCGCCGCCAGCCTTTCCGGCTGCTGGACCCAGCCCGTTCCCGAACAGCCGCAGCACATCCAGGGCATGGCGCTCATGCCGGACGGTCGCGCCAGCTCCATCAACATGCACACGCTCCTTTACACGGGCTGGCGCCTGGACGGCAACCGGCTGACCCTGACGGGAAAAAGCACAGGCAACGAAATTCCTCCGTCTTCACCACGGCCTCCACCATTGACCGTCTCAGCAAAACCACGCTCATCCTGA